gatatattCTCAATTTCCTACCACCAAAATTACCAACCGCACGGTCCGGTAAAGTATGTTAAAATATACTTTTATTCAAAATTCTGGCTTGAAGAGGTCGTGAGAGTTAACTTCCCTGATTCATGCTAATTTCTGCCTGACTCGAATTCAATGCAATTCAATATTGGGTTTCCAGGTAaatctggggtgtattcattaagTCTTGCAACGGAAACAAGTGACAGTTTAAgaaccaaacggaagcaaacatGGCCATCAGAACGAAACAGGGAGACTACCTGAATTTGTGCAATAGAAACCAAAACCTTTTCAATTTGGAGTAGACAGTTGCAAAACGTTTACCAACGAAATCCGACTAATGACTAGTACCATCTTGTTTGATCATGTAGAGCCTATTAGAACCATCAGTCTATTGTTTGTATAAGTCAACATTCCACACCTTTAGTGTTATAAATGTTTCTACCAACTAATAGGCCAAAGTTGAGGCTTACTTACTTTTATATAGGTAaacagaactagaatgagattAAACTGCCATTCTCTATGGTGATTCCTGTGCACTCGACTGTAATCTTATTTCCATTCAAGTAGTACACTGAAAAAACAATTATCTTCAGTGCTTTTCAATGAGGACAATGTGGAATTGGAATTAGTTTAACTTTCTGAATCAATGgtattgaccccaaccctggtagcCTACTTTACAACAATGACCACACAATGATGACCGTGTGCTGATCTGTCAGATAAGGAGAAGGGCCCGGGGCGTCTGATGAAGAAGGGGTTTACTCTGATCCTGGTGGGTCACATTAACTTCATTCTGGGAGCCATCATCCACGGCAGCATCCTGCGCCACATCTCTAAACCCAACGACCAGATCACCACCGAGTTCACCGCCGCCAACATCATCTCCGTCACCTCCGGACTGCTGGTCAGTCAGAGAATTATAGATAACGATAGTAACAATTAGTAATAACGTGATGTTATAGACAGAAACTGAAATGTTCTGTTTCCATTTTCAGAGCATTGCAACAGGAATCATTGCCATATTGGTGTCAAGAAATCTGTCAGTTTGGAAGCTGGTAAGACCATCAATAACAAGAAAATATAATTTGTAAGATATAATGAACACCATTAAGTCTGCAACTgtcacctcttcacctcctctcatcAAAATGTGTTCCCCACCTCCTTGACTCCTCTTTCTCCAtcgctttctctttctccctgtccttcTGTTCCCCAACTCCAGCACATAGGTCTTCTGATTAGTTCCTTCCTGAATGCCCTACTCTCTGCAGCCTGTGGCATTAGCCTCACCATTGCCAACGAGGGGAGGGGCCTCATGTTGGGCTGCAACTTCACTGACTTGCCAATCAACGCCCGCTCGCCAGTCAAAGCAGACTGCCCCTTTGACACCACACGGATTTATGtaagtctatctctctctcgctctgtctctatgCTCCTTTGACACCACAAAAAATATACATATGtataaagtctctctctctcaatctataTGGCTATTAGCCTCactattgtaagtcgctctggataagagcgtctgctaaatgacttaaatgtaatgtaaatgtattgccacacacacacacacacagtgccttcggaaagtattcagacccctagaccttttccacattttggtaggttacagccttattctaaaattaagtagtttttttcctcatcaatctacacacaataccccatgacagGGTTTTAGAAATTTGTGCTAAttaataaaaaactgaaatatcacatttgcataagtattcagacccttcactcagtactttgttgaagaatcattggcagtgattacagccttgagtcttcttgggtatgatgctacaagcttggcacacctgtatttgggaagtgtctcccattcttctctgcatatgctctcaagctctgtccggtTGGATGTGTAGCTATTTTCaattctctccagagatgttcgatagggttcaagttcaggctctggctgggccactcaagcacgttcagagacttgtcccgaagccactcccgcgttgtcttggctgtgtgcttaggggtcgttgttctgttgggaGGTAAAACCTTCAACCCagtgaggtcctgagtgctctggagcaggttttcatcaaggatctctctgtactttgttccgttcacctttccctcgatcctgactaatctcccagtacttgccgttgaaaaacatatccgctgcatgatgctgccaccaccatgcttcaccgtagggatggtgacaggtttcctccagacgtgacactttgcgttcaggccaaagaattcaatcttggaTTTGTCAGATCagaggatcttgtttctcatagtctgagagtcttcaggtgccttttggtgaGCTCCAGTtaggctatcatgtgccttttactgaggagtggcttctgtctggccactctaccataaaggcctgattggtggagtgctgcagagtttgttgtccttctggaaggttctcccatctccacagaggaactctagacctCTGTCAGAGGGACCAATGCCCTTcacccctgattgctcagtttggccgggcgtccagctctaggaagagtcttggtggttcaaaacttcttccaattaagaatgatggagggcactgtgttcttggggaccttcaatgctgaaaacattttttggtacccttccccagatctgtgcc
This genomic stretch from Oncorhynchus keta strain PuntledgeMale-10-30-2019 chromosome 29, Oket_V2, whole genome shotgun sequence harbors:
- the LOC118372820 gene encoding keratinocyte-associated protein 3-like yields the protein MCGFDKEKGPGRLMKKGFTLILVGHINFILGAIIHGSILRHISKPNDQITTEFTAANIISVTSGLLSIATGIIAILVSRNLSVWKLHIGLLISSFLNALLSAACGISLTIANEGRGLMLGCNFTDLPINARSPVKADCPFDTTRIYDTALSLWFPCVLLAGLETGLSIWCFVVGLVLRGLGPCSHTYLKEQLEEEALTNRADPEYSLQVRSLIGQHYA